The following are encoded together in the Phyllopteryx taeniolatus isolate TA_2022b chromosome 21, UOR_Ptae_1.2, whole genome shotgun sequence genome:
- the ndufs6 gene encoding NADH dehydrogenase [ubiquinone] iron-sulfur protein 6, mitochondrial, which translates to MAAAVTRVLSFSKYLKVFVSPLRLSVVPAHRYSVEVSTTGEPITHTGQVFDAKDPRRARFVGRQKEVTNNWGIKLVAEESVTDVEAHVVSCDGGGGALGHPKVYINLDKDTKVGTCGYCGLQFKQKHHH; encoded by the exons ATGGCGGCCGCTGTCACTAGAGTCTTGTCCTTCAGTAAATATCTTAAGGTGTTTGTTTCTCCTTTGAGGCTTTCTGTTGTGCCTGCACACCGTTACAGCGTGGAGGTTTCCACTACTGGCGAGCCCATCACACACACTGGACAG GTTTTTGATGCAAAAGACCCAAGGAGGGCCAGATTTGTTGGCAGACAGAAAGAG GTTACTAATAACTGGGGCATCAAGTTAGTGGCTGAGGAGAGTGTGACTGACGTCGAGGCCCATGTGGTGTCCTGTGATGGTGGCGGTGGAGCACTCGGTCACCCAAAAGTCTACATCAACTTG GATAAAGATACTAAAGTGGGCACATGTGGCTACTGTGGATTACAGTTCAAGCAGAAGCATCATCACTGA
- the lpcat1 gene encoding lysophosphatidylcholine acyltransferase 1 isoform X2 produces the protein MGQEPFRAYIKIQPGRQNKVRLLLVSFLMLLAWPFAFAASLGRSKYVVEPQSWWRSCVDLSLRVIMRAMWFCGGFHWIKVKGQRVAPSEAPIITVAPHSTYFDAIPVTCTMCSIVTKLESGSIPVWGTLIRYIRPVFVFRIDQDSRKQTVEEIKRRAHSGGAWPQIMIFPEGTCTNRSSLILFKAGAFIPALPVQPAVLRYRNKLDTISWTWQGPGAFKILWLTLCQPHNSIEIEFLPVYTPSHEEKENPTLFANNVRKIMAKALEVPLTDLSFEDREISFAQGPLRIQNPSSLLEFNQLLRRLGLKTTDSLLKEQAGRARKLQRHQLTLEDFACFLHLPVTDTLKQVRSLFDEDEEGHIDIRHFVIALSTIYQPSRSMETLKLAFKMYENEDSGEVHEDELASTLEIMLGVKEVELSMLFMELDGPDTGKITYDELHHFIEQHPRFVQDYLDFKDHPRKFCVRRPNTCNGQNHDKDN, from the exons ATGGGGCAGGAACCCTTTCGTGCATACATTAAAATTCAGCCTGGCAGACAAAATAAAG TGCGACTGCTCTTGGTGTCCTTCCTCATGCTGCTGGCGTGGCCCTTCGCCTTCGCAGCCTCGCTGGGACGCTCCAAGTATGTTGTTGAGCCGCAGTCATGGTGGAGAAG TTGCGTAGACCTTTCCTTACGTGTCATCATGCGGGCCATGTGGTTTTGTGGGGGTTTCCATTGGATTAAGGTGAAAGGCCAACGGGTGGCGCCCTCCGAGGCCCCCATCATCACCGTGGCACCACACTCCACATACTTTGACGCCATCCCAGTCACCTGCACCATGTGCTCCATAGTTACCAAATTGGAGAGTGGCAGTATTCCCGTCTGGGGCA CCTTGATCAGGTACATCAGACCAGTATTTGTATTCCGCATAGACCAGGACTCTAGGAAACAAACTGTTGAGGAGATCAAGAGGAGAGCGCACTCTGGAGGGGCGTGGCCTCAG ATCATGATATTTCCAGAGGGCACGTGTACCAACAGGTCAAGCCTCATCTTATTCAAGGCGG GTGCTTTCATTCCAGCACTTCCAGTGCAACCAGCAGTTCTGCGGTACCGAAACAAGCTG GATACAATTTCATGGACGTGGCAAGGGCCCGGAGC GTTCAAGATCCTATGGCTCACTCTGTGTCAACCTCACAACAGCATTGAGATAGAG TTCTTGCCAGTTTATACTCCCTCTCACGAGGAGAAGGAAAACCCAACACTTTTTGCCAACAACGTCAGAAAAATCATGGCCAA AGCGCTGGAGGTGCCGCTCACAGATCTGTCCTTCGAGGACCGGGAGATCAGTTTTGCACAGGGGCCCCTGCGCATCCAGAACCCCAGCAGCCTGCTCGAGTTCAATCAGCTGTTGCGCCGCTTGGG ACTGAAGACCACAGACAGCCTGCTGAAGGAGCAGGCCGGCAGAGCCAGGAAGCTGCAAAGACATCAGCTGACCTTAGAAGACTTTGCATGCTTCCTTCACCTGCCTGTTACAGATACACTCAAGCAAGTTCGCAGCCTCTTTGATGAG GATGAAGAGGGACACATAGACATCAGACACTTTGTTATTGCCTTGTCTACCATTTACCAACCATCAAGGTCAATGGAGACCCTCAAGCTGGCTTTCAAG ATGTATGAAAACGAGGACAGCGGCGAGGTCCATGAAGACGAACTGGCCTCCACTTTGGAAATAATGTTGGGGGTGAAAGAAGTCGAATTATCAATGTTGTTTATGGAACTCGATGGTCCAGACACTGGGAAAATCACATATG atGAACTTCATCATTTTATAGAGCAGCACCCACGCTTTGTCCAGGACTACCTTGACTTTAAAGACCACCCACGCAAATTCTGTGTCCGCCGACCCAACACTTGCAATGGTCAGAACCACGACAAAGACAACTGA
- the lpcat1 gene encoding lysophosphatidylcholine acyltransferase 1 isoform X3 — MNSSGGRPSRWGRNPFVHTLKFSLADKIKIGLMSVTVFPVRLLLVSFLMLLAWPFAFAASLGRSKYVVEPQSWWRSCVDLSLRVIMRAMWFCGGFHWIKVKGQRVAPSEAPIITVAPHSTYFDAIPVTCTMCSIVTKLESGSIPVWGTLIRYIRPVFVFRIDQDSRKQTVEEIKRRAHSGGAWPQIMIFPEGTCTNRSSLILFKAGAFIPALPVQPAVLRYRNKLDTISWTWQGPGAFKILWLTLCQPHNSIEIEFLPVYTPSHEEKENPTLFANNVRKIMAKALEVPLTDLSFEDREISFAQGPLRIQNPSSLLEFNQLLRRLGLKTTDSLLKEQAGRARKLQRHQLTLEDFACFLHLPVTDTLKQVRSLFDEDEEGHIDIRHFVIALSTIYQPSRSMETLKLAFKMNFIIL, encoded by the exons ATGAACTCGTCGGGCGGTCGCCCCTCCAGATGGGGCAGGAACCCTTTCGTGCATACATTAAAATTCAGCCTGGCAGACAAAATAAAG ATTGGACTGATGTCTGTTACGGTGTTTCCAGTGCGACTGCTCTTGGTGTCCTTCCTCATGCTGCTGGCGTGGCCCTTCGCCTTCGCAGCCTCGCTGGGACGCTCCAAGTATGTTGTTGAGCCGCAGTCATGGTGGAGAAG TTGCGTAGACCTTTCCTTACGTGTCATCATGCGGGCCATGTGGTTTTGTGGGGGTTTCCATTGGATTAAGGTGAAAGGCCAACGGGTGGCGCCCTCCGAGGCCCCCATCATCACCGTGGCACCACACTCCACATACTTTGACGCCATCCCAGTCACCTGCACCATGTGCTCCATAGTTACCAAATTGGAGAGTGGCAGTATTCCCGTCTGGGGCA CCTTGATCAGGTACATCAGACCAGTATTTGTATTCCGCATAGACCAGGACTCTAGGAAACAAACTGTTGAGGAGATCAAGAGGAGAGCGCACTCTGGAGGGGCGTGGCCTCAG ATCATGATATTTCCAGAGGGCACGTGTACCAACAGGTCAAGCCTCATCTTATTCAAGGCGG GTGCTTTCATTCCAGCACTTCCAGTGCAACCAGCAGTTCTGCGGTACCGAAACAAGCTG GATACAATTTCATGGACGTGGCAAGGGCCCGGAGC GTTCAAGATCCTATGGCTCACTCTGTGTCAACCTCACAACAGCATTGAGATAGAG TTCTTGCCAGTTTATACTCCCTCTCACGAGGAGAAGGAAAACCCAACACTTTTTGCCAACAACGTCAGAAAAATCATGGCCAA AGCGCTGGAGGTGCCGCTCACAGATCTGTCCTTCGAGGACCGGGAGATCAGTTTTGCACAGGGGCCCCTGCGCATCCAGAACCCCAGCAGCCTGCTCGAGTTCAATCAGCTGTTGCGCCGCTTGGG ACTGAAGACCACAGACAGCCTGCTGAAGGAGCAGGCCGGCAGAGCCAGGAAGCTGCAAAGACATCAGCTGACCTTAGAAGACTTTGCATGCTTCCTTCACCTGCCTGTTACAGATACACTCAAGCAAGTTCGCAGCCTCTTTGATGAG GATGAAGAGGGACACATAGACATCAGACACTTTGTTATTGCCTTGTCTACCATTTACCAACCATCAAGGTCAATGGAGACCCTCAAGCTGGCTTTCAAG atGAACTTCATCATTTTATAG
- the mrpl36 gene encoding large ribosomal subunit protein bL36m isoform X1 has protein sequence MASHFLQHLAVSFTRQVAQMNRLTWNYLPAVASYRCLYSLSAAPRLPSSASVSGIQPAACGPSLLGQCRHLPSIQPADGMKTKSALRRRCKDCFFVRRRGRLFVFCKTNPRHKQRQG, from the coding sequence ATGGCCTCTCACTTCTTGCAGCACCTGGCTGTATCCTTCACCCGGCAGGTGGCCCAGATGAATCGGTTAACTTGGAACTATTTACCCGCAGTTGCTTCCTATCGATGTCTGTACAGCCTCAGCGCAGCACCTCGCCTTCCATCATCAGCCAGCGTCAGCGGCATCCAGCCTGCTGCGTGCGGACCGTCCTTGCTGGGACAATGTCGGCATCTTCCCTCCATCCAGCCCGCTGATGGGATGAAAACAAAGTCTGCCCTGAGAAGACGCTGCAAAGACTGTTTCTTCGTGCGGCGAAGGGGCCGCTTGTTTGTCTTCTGCAAGACCAATCCGAGACATAAGCAGAGACAAGGCTGA
- the lpcat1 gene encoding lysophosphatidylcholine acyltransferase 1 isoform X1 — MNSSGGRPSRWGRNPFVHTLKFSLADKIKIGLMSVTVFPVRLLLVSFLMLLAWPFAFAASLGRSKYVVEPQSWWRSCVDLSLRVIMRAMWFCGGFHWIKVKGQRVAPSEAPIITVAPHSTYFDAIPVTCTMCSIVTKLESGSIPVWGTLIRYIRPVFVFRIDQDSRKQTVEEIKRRAHSGGAWPQIMIFPEGTCTNRSSLILFKAGAFIPALPVQPAVLRYRNKLDTISWTWQGPGAFKILWLTLCQPHNSIEIEFLPVYTPSHEEKENPTLFANNVRKIMAKALEVPLTDLSFEDREISFAQGPLRIQNPSSLLEFNQLLRRLGLKTTDSLLKEQAGRARKLQRHQLTLEDFACFLHLPVTDTLKQVRSLFDEDEEGHIDIRHFVIALSTIYQPSRSMETLKLAFKMYENEDSGEVHEDELASTLEIMLGVKEVELSMLFMELDGPDTGKITYDELHHFIEQHPRFVQDYLDFKDHPRKFCVRRPNTCNGQNHDKDN; from the exons ATGAACTCGTCGGGCGGTCGCCCCTCCAGATGGGGCAGGAACCCTTTCGTGCATACATTAAAATTCAGCCTGGCAGACAAAATAAAG ATTGGACTGATGTCTGTTACGGTGTTTCCAGTGCGACTGCTCTTGGTGTCCTTCCTCATGCTGCTGGCGTGGCCCTTCGCCTTCGCAGCCTCGCTGGGACGCTCCAAGTATGTTGTTGAGCCGCAGTCATGGTGGAGAAG TTGCGTAGACCTTTCCTTACGTGTCATCATGCGGGCCATGTGGTTTTGTGGGGGTTTCCATTGGATTAAGGTGAAAGGCCAACGGGTGGCGCCCTCCGAGGCCCCCATCATCACCGTGGCACCACACTCCACATACTTTGACGCCATCCCAGTCACCTGCACCATGTGCTCCATAGTTACCAAATTGGAGAGTGGCAGTATTCCCGTCTGGGGCA CCTTGATCAGGTACATCAGACCAGTATTTGTATTCCGCATAGACCAGGACTCTAGGAAACAAACTGTTGAGGAGATCAAGAGGAGAGCGCACTCTGGAGGGGCGTGGCCTCAG ATCATGATATTTCCAGAGGGCACGTGTACCAACAGGTCAAGCCTCATCTTATTCAAGGCGG GTGCTTTCATTCCAGCACTTCCAGTGCAACCAGCAGTTCTGCGGTACCGAAACAAGCTG GATACAATTTCATGGACGTGGCAAGGGCCCGGAGC GTTCAAGATCCTATGGCTCACTCTGTGTCAACCTCACAACAGCATTGAGATAGAG TTCTTGCCAGTTTATACTCCCTCTCACGAGGAGAAGGAAAACCCAACACTTTTTGCCAACAACGTCAGAAAAATCATGGCCAA AGCGCTGGAGGTGCCGCTCACAGATCTGTCCTTCGAGGACCGGGAGATCAGTTTTGCACAGGGGCCCCTGCGCATCCAGAACCCCAGCAGCCTGCTCGAGTTCAATCAGCTGTTGCGCCGCTTGGG ACTGAAGACCACAGACAGCCTGCTGAAGGAGCAGGCCGGCAGAGCCAGGAAGCTGCAAAGACATCAGCTGACCTTAGAAGACTTTGCATGCTTCCTTCACCTGCCTGTTACAGATACACTCAAGCAAGTTCGCAGCCTCTTTGATGAG GATGAAGAGGGACACATAGACATCAGACACTTTGTTATTGCCTTGTCTACCATTTACCAACCATCAAGGTCAATGGAGACCCTCAAGCTGGCTTTCAAG ATGTATGAAAACGAGGACAGCGGCGAGGTCCATGAAGACGAACTGGCCTCCACTTTGGAAATAATGTTGGGGGTGAAAGAAGTCGAATTATCAATGTTGTTTATGGAACTCGATGGTCCAGACACTGGGAAAATCACATATG atGAACTTCATCATTTTATAGAGCAGCACCCACGCTTTGTCCAGGACTACCTTGACTTTAAAGACCACCCACGCAAATTCTGTGTCCGCCGACCCAACACTTGCAATGGTCAGAACCACGACAAAGACAACTGA
- the mrpl36 gene encoding large ribosomal subunit protein bL36m isoform X2 translates to MRWWERCLPWHFHLVKSVLTEWPLTSCSTWLLSAAPRLPSSASVSGIQPAACGPSLLGQCRHLPSIQPADGMKTKSALRRRCKDCFFVRRRGRLFVFCKTNPRHKQRQG, encoded by the exons ATGCGGTGGTGGGAGAGATGCCTgccatggcatttccatttagtTAAATCG GTCTTGACCGAATGGCCTCTCACTTCTTGCAGCACCTGGCT CCTCAGCGCAGCACCTCGCCTTCCATCATCAGCCAGCGTCAGCGGCATCCAGCCTGCTGCGTGCGGACCGTCCTTGCTGGGACAATGTCGGCATCTTCCCTCCATCCAGCCCGCTGATGGGATGAAAACAAAGTCTGCCCTGAGAAGACGCTGCAAAGACTGTTTCTTCGTGCGGCGAAGGGGCCGCTTGTTTGTCTTCTGCAAGACCAATCCGAGACATAAGCAGAGACAAGGCTGA